CAATGCGGTTTTGCACATCATTTCACTTGAGTATTTTTTCCGCTTCTTctatttttagctcttttttatccctgttcgaagagcgggaagggcgcgcactgcactagcacgaatgctgaaacccgggtcccaatagcACCGCGAATACATTTATAcccaaaaaattaagtcatctgctggaaaataaatgacaGAAGAGCAAGGAAGAAATGATTACAATTGTGGAGACGTATTTATCATCACTTAACGAGTCAACGCGAGTAGTACAAAATACATCATTCCTACAGATAGAAAAGCATTTTACTTATTTCCATTGAGCACCGGATTCAGCTGATTTGACACTTGTTTTCATTACTGTCGTGACCTGCCACTGACCGGCGAGGCGCCATTGCCAGGCCAACGGGCTGACAAGTAAACAACCACCGTGTTCAATGTGATTCCGACGTCCGCTAAATAGCCTGCTCACGAGTGCGAACCCATTTTTAGGCATTGAAATTTGCCCATGCTCTTTCCATCGTGAACTTGGACATATTTACTTGTAtacgttaattattaaaacgcagacgagactttgaaaaaaatgcttacGGACTGGCTGGCAATCGTTTCTTGACTTGTCGTTATGGGCGCCTGGTCAGGTCAGTAATAGGCTAAAGAAAGTCACGACAATTATGAACTATAGGtgtttaattctaaatttttatacgAAAGTTATTTCACATATTTAATACATTAATACTCTCCAAAAAGTGGTACGCAACTTCCCCAAAATTACGCTACACATTATTAAACTAATTGGTAAACCAAGGAAACTCTCGACGCATTTATGTGGCtatgttttatattttctcatttaatcTTATATAAGTGCAAGAATTTACAGTATAGTCAAGGAAGAGGTTTTGTCCGCGGATGCCTCAACCATCAGTCCATCGGAGAggacaaaatgtaaaatgtaccATAAAATGAGATTAACGcatttaaatactaaaaataaaaattaaattaatctaaaatgaaatctgttctataattttaatgaaatcaattGTAAAGGACCAGCAGGAcgtgaaaattggaaattatttttattttcaaaatttgtttgtgatatacatattaaattttctatttaaaattccactcACAGCCAATCACCTTtgataaattcttcgtcaatttaattttttttcataaatatatatgtggTAAAAAACCAATAGTTAAATATTGATAGGAATTTCCAAAGAGGAAAGCAGTAGAAGTTGttgttgaattaataattcaatatatttttttctatttcactCTCCAAACTCTAAGAATAAAATGGAAcggaaaatattgcaattaaaaaatttattcgacCTCCAAAAActaatgtattaaaaataatgtaattgtTAAGACGGAAACGTTCTAGTAcgttgatgaaaaaaatggctttCCTATATAATcagtttaaatcaaaattttatgcagAACGCGTTTCGTGTTTTTTCCCGTATTCACATCAGATTTAACACTGAATTTCCCTGTTTCGTTGACCTCATACACCGCAGATGTTAGAAAAGCGTTTCAAATTctcgatttcaaaattttgactcgTGTCTCTTTAATAAGTACTCAAGTGCGCACAATTAAAAACCCAAGCAGTTTGCCCTTGGATTGTCGGCAGCGTGGTTAGGGGTTACCCACAAATAGACTCTCTGTCTCTTCCATCCTGCCATTTTAAAACCCATagcaataaaacattttaaacaggCATGGATGGTAGTCtagagtaatttaattattgcgcCACCAACTTAAAACTTCCTTCTTTCCTGGGAGGCCTGTCAAATTTCCTCCGCACGTCACGTTATTCGACGGATTTTTCCCTTAACCTGCGTGCGTGCTGCTGCAAGAAGTAGGGACAAGTTTGCGGCGTAAACGTTAATATAAATATCTGTTGCCGCCCGAATAGGCTCATTCGTCTTCTACTCGCGGTTTGATCTGCTCTAAACTTGCTGTTACTTAATATATCTTGACGAAAAAACCAATACGAAAATATGGTAAGTGAATTAAGGTTTCttactttcaatattttcctttttttaaataacttgtTGCTTGCTAACTATTTTGCGGTAATTTGTTGCTTAGTAATATAGTGGCTGAAGGTAAAATATTGActcttgaattgaatttaaaaaaatatcgttgaatatttttctagctaaattattacaattttttctattggAAATCCTCAAATAAGATCGATGCATTTATTTCTACTCAAAAATCTTTTGATATTCAAGTTACAGCTAACCGAagcgattttttcaaaatttttaataatgccaAACTTAAAAAGTCACagctgtacatttattattattttagtaaattaataattttccatttttgcatatttttaattttttatgtttgatttACATAACTGCCCTTTGGCAAAGTTGTATGAGCCTCAAGAACCAATCACTTGAGTATGGTTCCTGCGAAATTTCGaaggggaaataaataaaaaaatctttcctcGAGCGCACCAAATGAAGATGTAATGAGAGGAATTTCTCTGTTCACAGATCTCGAAAGTGACAATCATCGCGTGCGTCTTGGTGGTGCTGGCGTCGATGAGTACGACGCCGGTGATGTCCTCTTACGTTCCCAAACATCCGTGGTGGTACTATTTGGGGCCCCAGACCGACACACCACCCGCCACCTCAACCTCAACCTCAAACAACAACGGCAACGGCGGACTTGGAGACCGCGACCAGTTCTTCACGCCGGTCCAGACCATCAGCTTCAGATACTACAACAATGTGCCCATCGAAGGACCCGGCCAGCCGTGCATCGGATGCGTTTACAGGCTCACCAGCAACGGGTTTGTCATGGTCAGGCCTTGAAGAGTGCagagaagaggaaatttctgaactgattttgataaaaatggatatttgacattcttgtttatttttgctagtcaaatacaattaaatacaccaataaaaagatttttaaattaaaaatgcagagtttttatttactatGATAATTGCACAAACGTTAATTGCATTCTCACAAATGtttctgcaaacaaaaatgcacaagtaaaataaaatttgttaaaatgacTTGCTctcatatttattataatgttttaattacgTTTGAAACAAGCCAGGATGATGGTCTAGAGGTAATTCAACTATTGCGCCATCCACTTAAAACGTTTTTCGTTGGATTTTTCCCTGAACCTGCGCGCCTTCTGCTGCTAACTGAAAGGAGAAGGGACCAGTTTTGCAGCGTGAAcgttaatataaaaatatctgttGCCACCTGAATTGGCTCATTCATCTTCTGCTCGCGGTTGGATCAGCTTTTAACTTGCTGGTCTTAAAATATCTTGACGACcttcatcctcgttgaaaaaacaaaagcgAAAATATGGTGAGTGAAAGTTActcagttttattattttattttttatattaactaTTTTCCAGTAATTTCTTGTTTAATATAGTGGTTAAAGGTAAAATCCAATTATACCAgttcttaaagaggaatgatactggaaaagcctggaaaatgcttgttgccaatgcataaactcatcccctaggattcagttaaagcctaaattggtctaagaagcactgtaattttttgagaaaattggctggaaagttagcgtgcttttcaaatgttaattgctatctccttacttgaaatccgatttaatttcaaaaccaagagtttccccaataagtggcatacacaattggacagatctcgacgagaggaatcggaatatgccaagaaaatatgttcaagcactccaaattttggagaaaattggcaaaatttgaatttttattgtaggaaggtctgcattttttattattgcaaattgttgaacaaattgtttatcggtcaattgtttaaggcatccaacaatttaaataattttcaattgttgcccagtatcattccactttaaatattcaagCAAACAGCtaaagcgattttttttatttgtaaggTAAAAAATCATACTTAAAAAGTCAGAGCTGTCCATCTTAcattattttagtaaattagtaaatttttcttatttaaatagttACATAACCACTCTTTGGCGAAGTTGTTCGAGCCTCAACGAGCCTCAATAACCTCGCACTCGAGCATGATTCCTGCGAAATTTTGAAGGGGAAATCCCAAACTTTTCCCGAGCGCACCAATTATTATAATAGATTTTGATACACACATAGATCTCGAAAGTGGCAGTCATCGCGTGCGTCTTGGTTGTGCTGGCGTCGATGAGTTCGGCGCAGTTTTACGCTGGCAAAAGGCAATGGTTTGACACGTTCGGGCCCCAGACCGACCAACCACCAGCCACCTCAACCTCAACCACAACCACAAACACCTCAAACAACAACGGTCTCCGACTTGGAGTCCCGTTCCTCACGCCCGTCGATTCCATCAGCTTCAAGAAGTACAACAATGTGCCCATCGAGGGACCCGGCATGCCGTGCATCGGATGCGTTTACAGGCTCACCAGCAACGGCTTTGTCATGGTCAGGCCTTGAAGAGTGCagagaagaggaaatttctgaactgattttgataaaaatggatatttgacattcttgtttatttttgcttgtcaaatacaataataaaaagatttttaaatttaaaacgtacGAGTTTTTGTATCATATATTAATTATGAACAAAcgtttttgcaataataaatacacaagagaaatattatttgttaataatgACTTGTAAAACTCGTCATAAATTGCAACATACTttgtaaaaagattaaaatcttttgaacctgataaaaaatgacatttggaactggaaaaaattgcaaagctcaaagaggaaatttaatacCATTGCTTTTGATGCCCGACGGAAATCAATGCAGTTTTGCACATCATTTCACAAGCATTTTCCGCTTCTTTGGGGCAGAAATTTAGTCTtgcgcaaatattttttaaatactaaagtttcatttacacaaaaattgagtcatctgcagaaaatttaaatacatataattcaTAGTAGAGCTAGGAAgtgagataattaaaattgttgcgaCGTATTTATCGTCACTTACGCagctgattaattaattagttgaataatatatgtattattcCCATGTCGTTTGACTCTCTTCGGCCTGATCTGCCCCAACGCGCGCCTGCAGACGAAACTGATTCTATTTCCCTTTCCAAactcaaagaataaaaatgaacggaaaaaaatcgaaattaaaatttctattggGCTTCCAAAGACTAATGAATCataacacacaaaaaatgaaatttttaagacagAAACGTTCTAGTACGTTAATGAAAACAAGGCTTTTacattcaatcaatttttatcaaaattttacgcACCACGCATTTCGTGTTTTGTCCCTATTGACATATTTATACATCAgattaaatatcttaaatataTACTGGATTGTCCTGTTTCATTGACCTCATTCACTGCAGATTCTATTTATGATATAGAGCAACCTGATTAGAAAAGCGTCTCAAattatcgatttaaaaatttttactcgTCCCTTTGTGTTCCAGTGTGCGCACGATTAAAAATCCATGCAGTTATTTGCCCTTGGACTAGTGACACCAACAGCGTGGTTAGGGTTGACCCACAAAGAGACTCTCCTGCCATTTGAAATCCCATaacagtaataattaaatgctcTCGATTATATTATACTGTGTTAATTCCATTAAACAGGCATAGATGATGGTCCAGATGTAATTGAACTATTGCAACACCCACACAAAACTCCCTTCTTTCCTGGGAGGCCTGTCATGCGTTCGCCGGGACGCCCGGGACTCCCGGAATTTCGGATGTTCCCGGTGTCAGCAGGAGCCAAATTTTTAGAGGGAGCTACGGTCTACGATTCAGGATTGGAGCGGGAAAGTGTTGTTGGAGCGAATTTCCCGAATTTCATATTCACAactcacttttaatttttcagaaacgATACATTCTAAATAACTGTTAGGAATTTTTGTATATGTCAGACATTTTAGAcggtttgataattttattaactgtCCGTGCCTAAGTCCAATTAGCGGAGTTTTCATTTATGTTTTATCATCactttacttaaaatttcacagaatTATCTTTCATTGACACGTGGGTTGTCCACTCTGATTCTCGATCGCAACTTCATAATCGTGAATAAAATACAGTGTTTACGATTTGTTTTAGTAATCTCTGATATAATCTCActaatacaaaaatcaatttcctccGCACGTTCGTCAAATTTTTCGATTGATTATTCCCTGAACCTGCGctattgctgctgctgctgctgctgaaagGAGGGacaataattagtttttgaaCGATAGTATAAATATCTGTTGCCGCTCCAATTCACTCATTCGTCTCCTGCTCGCCGTTGCATCAGCTCAAAACTTGCTGCACCTGAAATTTCTTGACGACCTTCCtctttgaaaaaacaaaaacgaaaatatgGTAAGAGAAAAGGTTTCTCACtctcattatttcatttttatcttttattattcaaaagcGGCTTTAGACACAAAtaatttctggcgtttc
The nucleotide sequence above comes from Cloeon dipterum chromosome X, ieCloDipt1.1, whole genome shotgun sequence. Encoded proteins:
- the LOC135945482 gene encoding uncharacterized protein LOC135945482 isoform X5, producing the protein MISKVTIVACVLVVLASMSAAQSYAGSRPWYDMYGPQTDTPPATSTSTSNNNGNGGLGDRDQFFTPVQTISFRYYNNVPIEGPGQPCIGCVYRLTSNGFVMVRP